The segment CCGCGGGTGAGCTGGTACGGGTGGCGGCGGATGGGTCGTACCAGCCGGGCGAACACCGGATCGTCTTCGATGGCGCGGGACTCCCCAGCGGCTGTACTTCGCCCGGATGCGCGCAGGATCGGTGGTTCAGGTGCGGCCCATGCTACTCATCAAATAGGTCTTCCACGGGATGGCGCCCTTCCGGGGCGCCATCTCCCATCTCCTTGCTGCCTCTAAGGCTTTGCTTCCGCACCGTGTGAAGCACCGTTCTGCTCTTGTTCCTTCTTCCCCAGTTGCGTATCTTGGTGAATTCTTCCGGCGGTGTCGCCATTTTCCCCGGCCCATTCCGAGAGGTCCGGACCGCGCGTGCCGGGCGTTCGCCGGGCCGGTCGGCCCTCTTGCCCCTGCAACAGTCCTTCGCACGCCAATCAAGGTGGCATTTCGTTGATCACCGCGGTCAAAGAATTTCAGACGTTCGTTCAGGAGGCCTTTCAGGGCTGGCAGACACCGTCGTGGATTCCAAACGCGGCATCCGTGATGTCCTCGTACTGATCATCCCCCAGGTCGCTACGGTCGTCGCTGCGCTCGTGACCTCCGTCCTCCTTGCCCGCGGCCTCGGCCCGGACGGCGTCGGACAATACACACTGATCCTCAGCCTTGCAGGCGTTGCCGCGTCGCTCTCCGATCTCGGGATCGGCCAGACCGCCATCCGCTTCGCATCCCGTGCCGCCTCCGTGGGCGATACGGACGGACAGATGTCCGTGCTCCGGTAGGCCTTCCGCCTTCGCCTCGCCTG is part of the Ignavibacteriota bacterium genome and harbors:
- a CDS encoding oligosaccharide flippase family protein, translated to MDSKRGIRDVLVLIIPQVATVVAALVTSVLLARGLGPDGVGQYTLILSLAGVAASLSDLGIGQTAIRFASRAASVGDTDGQMSVLR